A genomic window from Chitinophagaceae bacterium includes:
- a CDS encoding MFS transporter gives MEQSNRKALNLLFVANSISGVAQGISMIAIPWYFTSILGKPSLFSTSFVFINLFMIFWSLYAGTLIDKYNRKILSLGVSVFGAFILLAAAVIGFVYGSVPVPVVILVFGATFLIYNIHYPNLYALAQEITPAAQYGKVTSQIEIVGQLTSMMAGAFAALLLAGSKDGIVNVLGFRLPLGFQFRPWQLQQIFMMDGITYVISFFIIYFLRYRPAAARHEETGNAWERLKTGFIFLKKNPVIFTFGNAALAIFLTVIVSSYVMNPAYVVSHLKADAGVYGASEMYFAIGAVFAGIMIRKIFRKSSEVSAILMMTVVTAVIYFLSMINRNFFVFYLFNLVYGLCNAGTRIMRITFMFHYVPNQVIGRAGSVFSTINIILRMIFSAVFALTFFEGENIIYTYFVFGLVLLVAIYFLLRDRKKLVQLSTGMKI, from the coding sequence ATGGAGCAATCAAACAGGAAAGCGCTCAATCTTTTATTTGTTGCCAATTCGATTTCCGGAGTGGCCCAGGGCATCAGCATGATTGCCATTCCCTGGTATTTTACCAGCATTCTCGGCAAGCCATCTTTATTCAGCACCAGCTTTGTTTTCATTAACCTGTTCATGATTTTCTGGAGTTTGTATGCCGGTACACTCATTGATAAATACAATCGTAAAATACTTTCATTAGGTGTTTCTGTTTTCGGTGCCTTCATCCTGCTTGCTGCCGCAGTGATTGGTTTTGTGTATGGAAGTGTTCCTGTACCGGTTGTGATATTGGTATTTGGAGCAACTTTCCTGATCTACAATATTCATTATCCTAATCTATATGCGTTGGCTCAGGAAATAACACCTGCAGCTCAGTACGGAAAAGTAACTTCCCAGATTGAAATTGTGGGTCAGCTTACCAGTATGATGGCAGGAGCTTTTGCCGCGTTGTTGCTGGCCGGATCGAAAGATGGTATTGTGAATGTGCTCGGATTTCGTTTGCCACTCGGCTTTCAATTCCGGCCATGGCAACTGCAACAGATTTTTATGATGGATGGCATTACATATGTAATTTCATTCTTCATTATTTATTTCCTTCGTTACCGGCCTGCAGCTGCGAGACATGAGGAAACAGGCAATGCGTGGGAGCGTTTGAAAACAGGTTTCATTTTTTTGAAAAAAAACCCTGTCATCTTCACGTTTGGCAATGCAGCGCTTGCCATCTTTCTTACAGTAATTGTTTCAAGTTATGTGATGAATCCTGCTTACGTGGTGAGCCACCTGAAAGCAGATGCGGGAGTATATGGTGCCTCTGAAATGTATTTTGCCATCGGTGCAGTTTTCGCAGGAATAATGATCCGGAAGATTTTTCGCAAATCATCAGAGGTTTCTGCAATATTGATGATGACGGTTGTGACTGCCGTGATCTATTTCCTGAGTATGATCAATCGTAATTTCTTTGTGTTTTATCTTTTTAACCTCGTGTACGGATTGTGCAATGCAGGCACACGGATCATGCGGATCACTTTTATGTTTCATTATGTTCCAAACCAGGTAATTGGCCGTGCAGGAAGTGTGTTCTCCACCATCAATATTATTTTGAGAATGATATTCTCGGCGGTTTTTGCGCTTACATTTTTTGAAGGAGAAAATATCATCTATACCTATTTCGTGTTCGGATTGGTGTTGCTTGTGGCAATTTACTTTCTGTTAAGAGACCGGAAAAAACTTGTGCAACTTTCTACGGGCATGAAAATTTGA
- a CDS encoding RecX family transcriptional regulator — protein METVPGKKMLTPMQAMERLRKYCAYQERSQLEVRFKLVQLGQRGNDLENILVKLIEENFLNEERFALAYARGKFRMKGWGRNKINQELKQKGVSDYCINKAMKEIEAGDYQKRFLQELKKKAALIKGGTAYARQQKLSAHLIRRGYEPEMVWEAVKKVVSSE, from the coding sequence ATGGAAACCGTACCCGGAAAAAAAATGCTCACACCGATGCAGGCGATGGAACGCCTGCGGAAATACTGTGCTTACCAGGAACGTAGTCAACTGGAAGTGCGCTTCAAACTGGTGCAGTTAGGACAAAGGGGCAATGATCTTGAGAACATACTGGTGAAGCTGATAGAAGAAAATTTTCTGAATGAAGAGCGATTTGCACTCGCCTATGCACGTGGTAAATTCAGGATGAAAGGATGGGGAAGAAATAAAATAAACCAGGAGCTAAAGCAAAAAGGAGTATCTGACTATTGTATTAATAAAGCTATGAAAGAAATTGAGGCAGGTGATTATCAGAAAAGATTTCTTCAGGAGCTCAAAAAGAAAGCAGCATTAATCAAAGGTGGAACGGCCTATGCCCGGCAACAAAAACTTTCCGCTCACCTGATTCGCAGGGGTTATGAACCGGAGATGGTGTGGGAAGCGGTAAAGAAAGTAGTGAGTAGTGAGTAG
- a CDS encoding NifU family protein has translation METTLNKKIVDVYTEMTPNPETMKFVTDVMLFAGNSADFADEASAKDSALATELFGFPFVKGVFIMNNFVTVTKTPDSEWTEIIPALREFVKNYLEAEKEVLVKDFKPSHKTENQQDETAVISKIKEMLENYVKPAVEMDGGAIQFKSFHEGKVTLMLQGSCSGCPSSMITLKAGIEGLLKRMVPEVEEVVAEAM, from the coding sequence ATGGAAACTACCCTGAATAAAAAAATAGTGGATGTCTATACCGAAATGACTCCCAACCCGGAAACAATGAAGTTTGTGACCGATGTAATGTTGTTTGCCGGCAATTCCGCTGATTTTGCGGATGAAGCCAGTGCCAAAGATTCAGCACTTGCTACTGAACTCTTCGGTTTCCCCTTTGTGAAAGGCGTTTTTATCATGAATAACTTTGTTACGGTTACAAAAACACCTGATTCCGAATGGACAGAAATTATTCCCGCCCTTCGCGAATTTGTAAAGAATTATCTCGAAGCAGAGAAAGAAGTGCTTGTCAAGGATTTCAAGCCTTCGCACAAAACTGAAAATCAACAGGATGAAACGGCAGTGATCAGTAAGATCAAAGAGATGCTGGAAAATTATGTGAAGCCGGCTGTTGAAATGGATGGTGGTGCTATCCAGTTCAAATCATTTCATGAAGGAAAAGTAACGCTGATGTTACAGGGCTCCTGCAGTGGTTGTCCTTCTTCCATGATCACTTTAAAAGCCGGTATTGAAGGATTGCTGAAACGCATGGTGCCGGAAGTGGAAGAAGTGGTGGCGGAAGCGATGTAA
- the corA gene encoding magnesium/cobalt transporter CorA, with translation MKRKRKHSYRKPQTLKKSPGLAPGKIIYVGDDRTDQVNISVIDYDIDFFNESKSVTVEDCYKYRDTSTSTWINVGGIHHTDIIEKVGKYFGINTLVLEDVVNTNSRPKIDDFKEYAFIVLKMLTYDTDKHNLNIEQVSLVLGKNFVISFQENEGDIFNSIRLRLRDADSRIRKYGSDYLAYCLMDKIVDEYFIIIESMGTELEDMEEEVSGDPTREFLRRYNELKQNGIYLRKSVWPLREVINYMLRGDMQLIKTEVLPYFRDLYDHTIQVIDTTETYRDLFSDIMDLYLSTLSLKMNEVMKVLTIISTIFIPLTFIVGIYGMNFKVMPELDWQYGYYTVLAVMAVIAAFMIYYFKRKKWF, from the coding sequence TTGAAAAGGAAACGAAAACATTCCTACCGCAAACCGCAAACACTTAAAAAAAGTCCGGGGCTGGCACCAGGAAAAATTATTTATGTGGGTGATGACCGGACAGACCAGGTAAACATCAGCGTAATTGATTATGACATCGACTTTTTTAATGAAAGTAAGTCGGTGACGGTGGAAGATTGTTACAAATACAGGGATACATCTACCAGCACATGGATTAATGTGGGCGGCATTCACCATACTGACATCATTGAAAAAGTGGGAAAATATTTTGGGATCAACACGTTGGTGCTCGAAGATGTGGTGAATACCAACTCACGTCCAAAAATCGATGACTTTAAAGAGTATGCATTCATTGTATTAAAGATGCTCACCTATGATACAGATAAGCACAATCTGAATATCGAACAGGTGAGTTTAGTGTTGGGGAAGAATTTTGTGATTTCTTTCCAGGAGAATGAAGGCGATATTTTTAATAGCATCCGACTTAGGCTGCGGGATGCTGATTCGCGGATCCGTAAATATGGTTCTGATTACCTGGCCTATTGCCTGATGGATAAAATTGTGGATGAATATTTCATTATCATCGAATCGATGGGTACTGAACTGGAGGATATGGAAGAAGAGGTTTCGGGCGATCCGACAAGAGAATTTTTGCGTCGTTACAATGAATTGAAACAAAATGGAATTTATCTCCGCAAATCAGTATGGCCTTTGCGAGAAGTAATCAATTACATGTTACGCGGCGATATGCAGTTGATTAAAACGGAAGTGCTTCCTTACTTCCGTGATCTGTACGATCACACCATACAGGTAATTGACACCACTGAAACTTACCGCGATCTTTTTTCAGATATCATGGATCTCTATCTCAGCACCTTGAGTCTGAAGATGAATGAAGTGATGAAAGTGCTCACCATCATTTCCACCATCTTTATTCCACTCACATTTATTGTTGGTATTTACGGCATGAACTTCAAAGTAATGCCCGAACTTGACTGGCAGTATGGCTACTATACTGTGTTGGCTGTGATGGCTGTGATTGCTGCTTTTATGATTTATTATTTTAAACGAAAGAAGTGGTTTTAG